TGCGGGTCGCCGCCTTCTCCACCGCCGTGCCCGCCCTGGTGGTGCCCGCCGTACGCGCCCTGCGCACCGCCCACCCCGGGATCGCGGTCCGCGTGCGCGAGGCCGAGGCCGCGGAGGCGTACGAGCTGCTCTCGGCCGGTGACGTGGACCTGGCCCTGTCGCTCGCCGCGCACGCGCCCACCGCGCGGGACCCCAAGTTCACGCGGGTGCCGCTGCTCGCCGACCCGCTCGACGTGGCCCTGCCCACCGGGCATCCGCTGGCGGGAGCGGCGGGCCCGCGCCTGGCCGAGCTGGCCGGCGAGCACTGGATCTTCGGCGGTTCCGGACCCTGGTCGGAGATCACGCGGGCCGCGTGCGAGGCCGCCGGGTTCGTGCCCGAGCAGGCGCACAGCGCGGCCGGCTGGACGGCGATCCTGGCGATGGTCGAGGCGGGGATGGGCATCGCCCTGGTCCCGCGCATGGCGGCGGCGGGCCGAGAGGGCGTCGTGATGTGCGCGCTGGGCGAGGACCGGCCGGTCAGGCACGTGGTGGCGGCGGTGCGCAGCGGGTCGGAGGAGGCGCCGGCGGTGTCGAGGGTGCTGGAAGCCCTGAGGGAAGCCGCGGCGGAACGCTGATGTCAGGACCCGACCATTCAGCTCACCTGAACGTACTTGTCGAAAAGTTTCGATGGACCTAAGTGCTCGGTGGGTCCGACAGTGGACGTATGACGACATCCGACGCAGCGCCGCTCGAAGCCCACGAGGACCCGCACGCCAACGACGCCGCCCCCTACTCCGGCGGCGACCCGTACGCCGACTACCGCCACTTCGGCGACACCGAGAGCTACGCGGAGCTGGTGGACCTCGCCGACCGGCGCCTGGGCGCGGGAGTCATCGCCGCGAACGACGAGTTCTTCGCCCAGCGCGAGAACCTCCTCGTCCGCGAGCCCGCGGTGTTCGACCCCGAGCACTTCGGGCACAAGGGCAAGATCATGGACGGCTGGGAGACCCGCCGCCGCCGCGGCACCGCCGAGTCCCCCTTCCCCGCGCCCGAGGACCACGACTGGGCGATCGTCCGGCTCGGCGCACCCGGCGTGATCCGCGGCATCGTCGTGGACACCGCGCACTTCCGAGGCAACTACCCGCAGCGCATCAGCGTCCAGGCGGCGTGCGTGGAAGGCTCCCCGAGCCCCGAGGACGTCACCGCGGCCGACGTGAAGTGGGAGGAGCTGATCGCCCCGACGCCGGTGCGCGGCCACGCGGCCAACGGCTTCACGATCACGTCGGAACGCCGCTACACGCACCTCCGCCTCTGCCAGCACCCCGACGGCGGTGTGGCCCGCCTGCGCGTGCACGGCGAGGTGGTCCCGGACCCCGAGTGGCTCGACCTGCTCGGCACGTTCGACCTGCTCTCGGTCCTCAACGGCGGTACGTACGAGGACGCGTCCGACAAGTTCTACTCCTCGCCGACGCAGATCATCCTGCCCGGCACGTCCCGCAAGATGGACGACGGCTGGGAGAACCGCAGGCGCCGGGTGCACGGCACGAACGACTGGGTCCGCTTCCGCCTCGCCGCGCAGGGCGCGATCCGCGCGGTGGAGATCGACACGGCGTACCTGAAGGGGAACTCGGCCGGCTGGATCGCCCTGAGCGGCCGCAACGGCGACACGGGCGAGTGGTTCGAAATCATCCCCCGCACCCGCCTCCAGCCCGACACCCTCCACCGCTTCAAACTCGCCGCCCGGGCCGTAGCCACCCACGTACGCCTGGACGCCTTCCCGGACGGCGGCGTGGCCCGGATGCGCCTGCACGGCTCCCTGACGGAAACGGGCCGCGACGCCCTGCGGGACCGCTACGGCCGCACCGAGGCCTGACCGACGAAGCGCGGCGGGGCATCCACTCAGCCTGCGCCGTCGTCGAGACGCCCTACTGGGCCGTGCCCGCGGTGAGTGACGCGCGCCCCACCGCCGGCACCCGCGAGCGTGAACTCGCCCGGCTCGGCGAGCTGTTGCTGAGCCGGGCCAAACGGCTCGAAGCGGTACTCGGGGAGTGGACGTCCCGGGTGCCCGAAGAGCGGCTGCCCTTCCTCGCCGCCGCCCAGGAACTCATCGAGGTCGCCCCGGGCATCGTCGACACCTGGACGTCGTACGACGCGCGTGAACTCGGCGCCGCCGAACTCGCCGCCACCGTCGGCAACTCCGTCTCCCTCGGCATCTCCGCCCGCCGTGCCCCGCTGCGCGCCGCGGCCATGCTGCGGGGCGCCCTGGGCGAGCGGCCGACCCCCGCGGACGCGGCCGTCGCGGACCGGCTCGACGGCCTGGTCGGAGAGTGGTGCGAGGACATGGAGCGCCAGTACGAGCCCCGCGGGGTGTCGCTGACGGCGCAGACGAACCTGCACACGCAGACCATGCTCGCGATCGCCCGCGAACTGGCCTGAGGACGCGTCAAAGGGGGAGGGGCGCCCCGCACGTGGCGGGGCGCCCCTCGTGGACCAGGCGGTGACGGACTACGCGTCAGCCTCCTGCGCCCGCAGCGCACGCTCCACGCCCGCCCGCGATTCCGACACCAGGCGGCGCAGGGCCGCGTTCGGGTCGGCCGTGGTGAGCCAGGACTCCGTTGCGTCCAGGGTGGGCTGGGAGATCTGGATCGCCGGGTACAGGCCGATCGCCACCTGCTGGGCCATCTCGTGGGAGCGGGACTCCCAGACGTCCTTCACCGCGGCGAAGTACTTCTCCGTGTACGGGGCGAGAAGGTCGCGCTGGTCGGTCTGGACGAAGCCGGCGATGACCGCTTCCTGGACCGCGTTCGGGAGCTTGTCGGACTCGACGACCGACGCCCAGGCCTCCGCCTTCGCCTCGGCGGTGGGGCGCGCCGCGCGGGCCGTCGCCGCGTGGCGCTCGCCCGCCGCGGTCCGGTCCCGCTCGTACTCCGCCGCGATCTCCGGCTCGTCGTAGCGGCCGACCGCAGCGAGCCGCTCCACGAACGCCCACCGCAGCTCCGTGTCGACGGCGAGGCCCTCGATGGTCTGCGTGCCTTCGAGGAGCGCCTCGAGCAGGTCGAGCTGCTCCGGCGTGCGGGCCGTCGCCGCGAACGCGCGGGCCCACGCCAGCTGGTGGTCGCTG
The DNA window shown above is from Streptomyces sp. NBC_01445 and carries:
- a CDS encoding LysR family transcriptional regulator, translating into MRATDWDIKKLAILRALRDRGTVTATAQALLMTPSAVSQQLTNLAKQLGVPLLEAHGRRVRLTDAAHLVLRHAEAVFAQLERADAELDAYLQGESGEVRVAAFSTAVPALVVPAVRALRTAHPGIAVRVREAEAAEAYELLSAGDVDLALSLAAHAPTARDPKFTRVPLLADPLDVALPTGHPLAGAAGPRLAELAGEHWIFGGSGPWSEITRAACEAAGFVPEQAHSAAGWTAILAMVEAGMGIALVPRMAAAGREGVVMCALGEDRPVRHVVAAVRSGSEEAPAVSRVLEALREAAAER
- the alc gene encoding allantoicase; the protein is MTTSDAAPLEAHEDPHANDAAPYSGGDPYADYRHFGDTESYAELVDLADRRLGAGVIAANDEFFAQRENLLVREPAVFDPEHFGHKGKIMDGWETRRRRGTAESPFPAPEDHDWAIVRLGAPGVIRGIVVDTAHFRGNYPQRISVQAACVEGSPSPEDVTAADVKWEELIAPTPVRGHAANGFTITSERRYTHLRLCQHPDGGVARLRVHGEVVPDPEWLDLLGTFDLLSVLNGGTYEDASDKFYSSPTQIILPGTSRKMDDGWENRRRRVHGTNDWVRFRLAAQGAIRAVEIDTAYLKGNSAGWIALSGRNGDTGEWFEIIPRTRLQPDTLHRFKLAARAVATHVRLDAFPDGGVARMRLHGSLTETGRDALRDRYGRTEA